TTCAGCCAGGCGTTAATTTGTTTCCGCATAGAATGATCAGTATCTTTCATTTCAGACAAGATAACTTCTAGTGCCTGTTGCGCCTCGCTAGCCACTTGTTTAGGTGACAAGTTCATCAACCGATTAAAGATTTTCCTTCTGTTCATACCCCGTTCGTAATTTTCTCTAATATCAACAAAAACTTCACTTAATAAATGTTTCAACTGTTTGTTTCTTGCAACTGTTATAAATTCATCTATCATCATATCTATCATTTTTTCATGGTACCCATTTTTAATAAGCCATTCTAAAATATCAATCATATATGGAGAAATTTTTACTTTTTCCTTACTATTATAAGGCACTACATTGTCAATAATAGCTGCTATTTCTTCTGGCTTAATTTGAGCAAGCATATCTTGCAAAAATCGATACAGTATTTTTTTTAGATAACTTTTACCTCTATGCTCAACCATGAAATGAATCAGTATACCCGATACATTATAATTCTCCAGTTGTGTTTTAATATTTTCTTTCATTAAGATTTCATTTTCAACCATCTCGACGAGTGCCTTGAATATTCGCTCCCGGTTACGGGGAATGATAGCGGTGCGAAAGGGTATCCCTAAAGGCCTACGAAATAGTGCCGATACAGCAAACCAGTCTGCCAACCCACCGATCATTGCCGCCCCAAATCCACCAGTGAAAAGCCCGCCGATAAAAG
The sequence above is a segment of the Pelosinus sp. IPA-1 genome. Coding sequences within it:
- a CDS encoding DUF445 domain-containing protein, which codes for MGFLISYPLQHTFIGGLFTGGFGAAMIGGLADWFAVSALFRRPLGIPFRTAIIPRNRERIFKALVEMVENEILMKENIKTQLENYNVSGILIHFMVEHRGKSYLKKILYRFLQDMLAQIKPEEIAAIIDNVVPYNSKEKVKISPYMIDILEWLIKNGYHEKMIDMMIDEFITVARNKQLKHLLSEVFVDIRENYERGMNRRKIFNRLMNLSPKQVASEAQQALEVILSEMKDTDHSMRKQINAWLNDFIIKLKTNERFQQSIEDWVQERILSKLNLGNYVAREMFTLYGKEVVDHKQMIRWLALITDQIDKLIADFEKDTERRAKLDLYIKTILSGWIDTHHGKIGMIVKDSLNEFTNDRLVNFIENKVGNDLQMIRINGSVVGGLVGMVIYLLTFWF